In one Candidatus Absconditicoccus praedator genomic region, the following are encoded:
- the glyA gene encoding serine hydroxymethyltransferase, translated as MYKLSDNIVQNIIDLEYSRQQSELEMIASENYVSKDVMMAYSNVFTNKYSEGYPGKRYYGGQEYVDQLEVLTQKRALDMFGLSDDDWYVNVQPLSGAPANLAVFLGLLKPGDTILGMDLSAGGHLTHGHPLNSSGIYYNIVSYGVRKEDYLIDYDELLSKALDNQPKLIIGGFSAYPREIDWKKFSDIADQVEDKYGYRPILMADIAHVAGLIAGKVYNSPFPYFDVVTTTTHKTLRGPRGGLIYCKKQYQADINRGVFPGIQGGPHEHIIAAKAVAFGEVISGQFSDYAENVVKNAKALAEKLSEKGWHVITGGTDNHIVLLDVTSKNGSSTGIGGKIAEKTLETIGISLNKNMLPFDQRKPMDPSGLRIGTAAVTTRGFDENTIRYVAELIDQALMNYDDDSVLSELKSEIKNLCEKFPLQY; from the coding sequence ATGTACAAACTTTCAGATAATATTGTGCAAAATATAATTGATCTTGAGTACTCAAGACAACAAAGTGAGTTGGAAATGATTGCAAGTGAAAATTATGTTTCCAAAGATGTAATGATGGCTTATTCAAATGTTTTCACAAATAAGTATAGTGAGTGATATCCGGGTAAAAGATATTATTGATGACAAGAATATGTAGATCAGTTGGAGGTTTTGACCCAAAAAAGAGCTTTGGATATGTTTTGATTAAGTGATGATGACTGGTATGTAAATGTACAGCCCTTGAGTGGAGCACCTGCAAATTTGGCAGTATTTTTGTGATTATTAAAGCCTGGAGATACAATACTTTGAATGGATCTTAGTGCTTGATGACATCTGACTCATGGACATCCTCTTAACTCATCTTGAATATATTATAATATAGTTTCTTATTGAGTTAGGAAAGAAGATTATTTGATTGATTACGATGAATTGTTGTCTAAGGCATTAGATAATCAACCCAAATTGATAATAGGTTGATTTTCGGCATATCCCAGAGAAATAGATTGGAAGAAATTCAGTGATATAGCTGATCAAGTAGAAGATAAATATTGATATAGACCTATTTTGATGGCTGATATAGCTCATGTAGCCTGATTAATAGCAGGTAAAGTATATAATTCTCCGTTTCCATATTTTGATGTGGTAACTACAACCACACACAAAACATTAAGATGACCAAGATGATGATTAATTTACTGTAAAAAGCAGTATCAAGCAGATATAAATAGGTGAGTTTTCCCTTGAATTCAATGATGACCGCACGAGCATATAATAGCTGCCAAGGCTGTAGCTTTTTGAGAAGTTATTAGTGGTCAGTTTTCAGATTATGCAGAAAATGTTGTTAAAAATGCAAAAGCATTGGCAGAAAAACTATCAGAAAAAGGTTGGCATGTAATAACTTGATGAACTGATAATCATATTGTTTTGCTTGATGTTACTTCTAAAAATTGATCTTCTACTTGAATATGATGAAAAATTGCAGAGAAAACTCTTGAAACTATATGAATTTCTCTAAATAAAAATATGCTTCCATTTGACCAAAGAAAACCTATGGATCCAAGTTGACTTAGAATTTGAACTGCCGCTGTAACTACGAGATGATTTGATGAAAATACTATCAGATATGTTGCTGAATTGATAGATCAGGCTCTTATGAATTATGATGATGATTCAGTTTTGTCAGAATTAAAGTCTGAGATAAAAAACTTGTGTGAAAAATTTCCTTTACAATATTAG
- the greA gene encoding transcription elongation factor GreA, translated as MAEEKKYLTQSGYDKLANELEDLKKNKLPEVLERLKEAIAQGDISENAEYDDAMSQKDLIEVRINEIEGMLENVEIIEEGQGGGVVRYGSSVTLEDDKKNVYEFTLVGAGEVDILNGSISFASPVGQAIEGKKAGDTVSVRAPRRRYEMKIVDVK; from the coding sequence ATGGCTGAAGAAAAAAAATATCTTACTCAAAGCTGATATGACAAACTAGCAAACGAACTGGAAGATTTGAAAAAAAATAAGTTACCAGAAGTTTTAGAAAGACTTAAAGAAGCAATTGCTCAGTGAGATATATCTGAAAATGCGGAATATGATGATGCTATGTCTCAAAAAGATCTTATAGAGGTGAGGATAAATGAGATAGAGGGTATGCTTGAAAATGTAGAAATAATAGAAGAATGACAGTGATGAGGTGTAGTAAGGTACTGATCTAGTGTAACATTAGAAGATGATAAAAAAAATGTATATGAGTTTACTTTGGTGTGAGCTTGAGAAGTAGATATTTTGAATGGATCAATATCATTTGCAAGTCCAGTATGACAAGCAATAGAATGAAAAAAAGCTTGAGATACAGTAAGTGTAAGAGCGCCAAGAAGAAGATATGAAATGAAGATAGTAGATGTGAAGTAA
- a CDS encoding dihydrofolate reductase yields the protein MFSIIVAISLNRVIGKDGKLPWHIPEDLKNFKHLTTNKKIVMGYNTYLSIGKPLPNRENIVLSYQAKNIPGCEVFGSIDQLLQKLDSNEEVMIIGGESIYKQFLEKDLIQKIYLSLIPKEVEGDTFFPFFEDKFKLDFEDPRGDYVFREYVRK from the coding sequence ATGTTTTCTATAATAGTAGCAATCTCTTTGAATAGAGTTATAGGTAAAGATTGAAAATTGCCATGGCATATCCCTGAAGATCTAAAAAATTTCAAACATCTTACTACAAACAAGAAGATAGTGATGTGATACAACACATATTTATCAATATGAAAGCCTTTGCCCAATAGAGAAAATATAGTACTTTCCTATCAAGCAAAAAATATTCCTTGATGTGAAGTTTTTGGTAGTATTGATCAGTTGCTGCAAAAATTGGACAGTAATGAGGAAGTAATGATAATTTGATGAGAAAGTATTTATAAGCAATTTTTGGAAAAAGATTTGATACAAAAAATATATTTAAGTTTGATTCCAAAAGAGGTTGAGGGAGACACATTCTTCCCTTTTTTTGAGGACAAATTCAAGTTGGACTTTGAAGATCCTAGATGAGACTATGTTTTTAGGGAGTATGTCAGGAAATAA
- a CDS encoding LysM peptidoglycan-binding domain-containing protein, giving the protein MSIESFTMWRIEEKENTEDIKDNLEYESKQELVSYVVEKSEQHLEQVSDSEDLEEYEKEALQYAFIELVIESLELGKNIESNKDMVDNIVSSIEEHLDGIIQYDILPGDVLSKIADDHGVDMQDILESNSQLQSPDQIQAGESIEINPEQSDLFKISDTGEIMLKYEGHDGEDIYISILELVYRGVSWEEIAEHNGVDVDAYPGIKENYEQLQNTDRVLDMDMTDGKVEFQYDGEKHRENLSDILEEAQGYDSIDDFLSANEQYQPIAGVLDMMQNYEAQREYVESDEFRETYEKAERINEKVDTISIFLEALEENIEEGSRFLNQDDENFQRINEIFESMSDSLIKSQTLTNDRTSRMNPYLRDINWEEDVFDKIESGLDEIRDVVIEEIFDENLDIENEQHTGVVDTDDPEVRERLDRIFDDRKIVKDFFDNEYIGHDKYIKTFETIRELGLDGENFSEQISEYILENPDALNEYDDYIPLNLEQIPSEDEINNFIDYVGEKGIDRLIAEFNESLETFSDSGELVPERPISSAQGPSPQVDRYDKMIEEKGVDSRTGKFADSIPEGENTMMFKLMQMGLFNDENGEYSSTKAREFFEQIQESFDDRERLIEAQRNELEEELEELRNKEDLSSEEDERKRFLEENMDMIVDNMSDYLGKEFIQKGIQSAIVEEIIENNSNRSGGYNGDNPLLEMYGDIEGIGRFNLSDTQKEAIAIVARELAITVAASAVGLGAVALAARGSYLLARGGARVLNVRGGLRARAMINNSSSMGGHALRGARGAGEAIPFHFGYLLGEEVTDSALSGESFENPYGEGVSEGLLTFMTQFGYLGATRRMRFRDDMSRSREVAMDATSLMGISMGIDGFSQGELDMSAENLTQEVVSNLIVALFYGGRARSPDEVSDLMRRFNDFSDKVGLGAFMGRGTTRAINSDYGGSLSTLSARGTIPTSILTTGITLESVMNNFEGNQGEEGQLDSRFENLVEKAENEEISTGEFRDEGKRIIDQIFEERLLNMIGPESVDNYEEIIIKLNQEKSRMKRLFEQALIEKKDQKHIYDIDGLGSEYFRNVVLEQLRERLPEEETSEDFIEKYLPG; this is encoded by the coding sequence ATGTCCATTGAAAGTTTCACAATGTGGAGAATAGAGGAAAAAGAAAATACAGAAGATATAAAAGATAATCTTGAATATGAAAGTAAGCAAGAACTTGTTTCTTATGTTGTAGAAAAATCTGAGCAACATTTGGAACAGGTGTCTGATAGTGAAGATCTTGAAGAGTATGAAAAAGAAGCTTTACAGTATGCTTTTATAGAATTAGTTATTGAGTCTTTAGAATTAGGTAAAAACATAGAAAGTAATAAAGATATGGTAGATAATATTGTCTCTTCCATAGAAGAACATTTGGATGGTATAATACAATATGATATATTACCATGAGATGTGTTGTCTAAAATTGCAGATGATCATTGAGTTGATATGCAAGATATTTTGGAATCAAACTCACAACTACAAAGTCCAGATCAGATACAAGCTTGAGAATCAATAGAAATAAATCCTGAACAAAGTGATTTATTCAAAATTTCAGATACTTGAGAGATAATGTTGAAATATGAATGACATGATTGAGAAGATATTTATATAAGTATTTTGGAGCTTGTATATAGGTGAGTAAGTTGGGAAGAAATAGCTGAACACAATGGTGTAGATGTAGATGCTTATCCATGAATAAAAGAAAACTATGAGCAACTACAAAATACTGATAGAGTGCTAGATATGGATATGACAGACTGAAAAGTTGAATTTCAATATGATTGAGAAAAACATAGAGAGAATTTAAGTGATATTTTAGAAGAAGCACAATGATATGATTCTATAGATGATTTTTTGTCTGCAAATGAACAATATCAACCTATTGCTTGAGTGTTGGATATGATGCAAAATTATGAAGCCCAAAGAGAATATGTAGAAAGTGATGAATTTAGAGAAACTTATGAGAAAGCTGAAAGAATAAATGAAAAAGTAGATACAATATCTATATTTTTGGAAGCTTTGGAAGAAAATATAGAAGAGTGATCAAGATTTTTAAATCAAGATGATGAAAATTTTCAAAGAATAAATGAGATCTTTGAAAGCATGTCTGATAGTTTGATAAAATCTCAAACATTGACAAATGATAGGACATCAAGAATGAATCCTTATCTAAGAGATATAAATTGGGAAGAAGATGTTTTTGATAAAATTGAAAGCTGATTAGATGAAATAAGAGATGTTGTAATAGAAGAAATTTTCGATGAAAACCTTGATATAGAAAACGAGCAACATACTGGTGTTGTAGACACAGATGACCCTGAGGTAAGAGAAAGATTAGATAGAATTTTTGATGATAGAAAGATTGTAAAAGACTTTTTTGACAATGAATATATATGACATGATAAATATATCAAAACATTTGAAACAATCAGAGAATTGTGATTGGACTGAGAAAATTTTAGTGAACAAATATCAGAGTATATATTAGAAAATCCTGATGCATTAAATGAATATGATGATTATATACCATTAAATCTAGAACAAATTCCATCAGAAGATGAAATTAATAATTTTATAGATTATGTATGAGAAAAATGAATAGATAGACTTATTGCTGAATTTAATGAATCTTTAGAAACATTTTCTGATAGCTGAGAACTTGTTCCTGAAAGACCCATTAGTTCAGCACAGTGACCATCTCCTCAAGTAGATAGATATGATAAAATGATAGAAGAAAAATGAGTAGATAGTAGAACTTGAAAGTTTGCAGATAGTATACCTGAATGAGAAAATACTATGATGTTCAAACTTATGCAAATGTGACTTTTTAATGATGAAAATTGAGAATATTCAAGTACAAAAGCAAGAGAATTTTTTGAACAAATCCAAGAGTCTTTTGATGACAGAGAAAGATTAATTGAAGCACAAAGAAATGAATTAGAAGAAGAATTAGAAGAGTTAAGAAATAAAGAAGATCTTAGCTCAGAAGAGGATGAAAGAAAAAGATTTTTGGAAGAAAATATGGATATGATAGTTGATAATATGTCAGATTACTTAGGTAAAGAATTTATACAAAAATGAATACAATCTGCTATTGTTGAAGAGATAATTGAAAATAATTCTAATCGTAGTGGTGGATATAATTGAGACAATCCTTTACTTGAAATGTATTGAGATATTGAAGGTATATGACGATTCAACTTGTCAGACACTCAAAAAGAGGCAATAGCAATTGTTGCAAGAGAATTAGCTATAACAGTAGCTGCTTCAGCTGTATGATTATGAGCTGTTGCATTAGCTGCTAGAGGTTCATATTTGTTAGCAAGAGGTGGAGCAAGAGTTTTAAATGTTAGATGATGACTAAGAGCTAGAGCTATGATAAATAATAGCAGTAGTATGTGATGACATGCTTTAAGATGAGCAAGATGAGCAGGTGAAGCTATTCCATTTCATTTTTGATATTTACTTTGAGAGGAAGTTACAGATAGTGCATTAAGTGGGGAAAGTTTTGAAAATCCTTATGGTGAAGGTGTATCCGAAGGCTTACTAACATTTATGACACAATTTGGATATCTTGGTGCTACTAGAAGAATGAGATTTAGAGATGATATGAGTAGATCAAGGGAAGTAGCAATGGATGCTACATCTTTAATGGGAATATCAATGGGAATAGATGGATTTTCTCAAGGTGAGTTAGATATGAGTGCTGAAAATTTAACTCAAGAAGTTGTTTCAAACCTTATTGTAGCATTGTTTTATTGATGAAGAGCAAGATCTCCAGATGAAGTTAGTGACTTAATGAGGAGATTTAATGATTTTTCAGATAAAGTATGACTGGGTGCTTTTATGGGTAGATGAACCACAAGAGCTATAAATTCAGATTATTGAGGATCATTGTCTACACTAAGTGCAAGGTGAACAATACCTACAAGTATACTAACTACTGGAATTACATTAGAAAGTGTAATGAATAATTTTGAATGAAATCAATGAGAAGAAGGCCAGCTTGATAGTAGATTTGAAAATTTAGTAGAGAAAGCAGAGAATGAAGAGATAAGCACATGAGAGTTTAGAGATGAAGGGAAAAGAATAATAGACCAGATTTTTGAAGAAAGATTACTTAATATGATAGGCCCAGAAAGCGTTGATAATTATGAAGAAATCATTATTAAATTAAATCAAGAGAAGTCTAGGATGAAGAGACTATTCGAGCAGGCTCTTATAGAGAAAAAAGATCAAAAACATATCTATGATATAGATGGATTGTGAAGTGAGTATTTTAGGAATGTTGTACTTGAACAGCTTAGAGAGAGACTACCTGAAGAGGAAACCAGTGAAGATTTTATAGAAAAATATTTACCTTGATAA
- the ychF gene encoding redox-regulated ATPase YchF — translation MKIGIVGLPNVGKSTLFNALTKSYAADSGNFPFCTIDANTGVVDVKDERVGKLSEISNSKEKVYANIQFVDIAGLVRGASKGEGLGNKFLANVREVDAIVQVVRHFEDDDVNHVDGNVDPLRDIETINTELILSDLEQIENKLPQLQKKVKSKEKEAIETAEVLEKLKEVLENGKLIWDIKDDLSDKEKSIIKPFNFLTFKPFVYAFNVSEDNISEFDSIISEYENQLNKPVCVVSAKIEADMIDFSEKEKQEFLIEMFGDNKVPTLDDLIKTAFDEVGLMYYFTTGEKESKAWTIKKNSTAPQAAGAIHTDFERGFIKAEVVKYEDLISSGSWQKAKENGQIKLQGKDYIVQDGDVIVFKFNV, via the coding sequence ATGAAGATAGGTATAGTATGACTTCCAAATGTAGGTAAATCAACACTTTTTAATGCTTTGACAAAATCATATGCTGCTGATAGTTGAAATTTCCCATTTTGTACTATAGATGCAAATACATGAGTGGTAGATGTAAAAGATGAAAGAGTTGGTAAGCTATCTGAAATTTCAAACTCCAAGGAGAAAGTATATGCAAATATCCAGTTTGTTGATATTGCTTGACTTGTTAGGTGAGCAAGTAAAGGAGAATGACTTGGTAATAAGTTTCTTGCTAATGTGAGAGAGGTTGATGCAATAGTGCAAGTAGTTAGACATTTTGAAGACGATGATGTAAATCATGTAGATGGGAATGTTGATCCCCTAAGAGATATAGAAACAATTAATACAGAACTTATACTGTCAGATTTAGAACAAATAGAAAACAAGCTTCCTCAACTTCAGAAAAAAGTAAAAAGCAAAGAAAAAGAAGCAATAGAAACAGCTGAAGTGTTAGAAAAACTGAAAGAAGTTTTAGAAAATTGAAAACTTATATGGGATATAAAAGATGATCTTTCTGACAAAGAAAAATCAATAATAAAACCTTTCAATTTTCTTACATTTAAGCCATTTGTGTATGCATTTAATGTTTCAGAAGATAATATCAGTGAGTTTGACAGTATAATAAGTGAATATGAAAATCAACTTAATAAGCCTGTATGTGTAGTAAGTGCAAAAATAGAAGCAGATATGATTGATTTTTCTGAGAAAGAAAAGCAAGAATTTTTAATAGAAATGTTTGGAGACAATAAGGTTCCAACATTAGATGATCTTATTAAAACTGCTTTTGATGAAGTTGGTTTGATGTATTATTTTACTACTTGAGAAAAAGAGAGTAAAGCATGGACAATCAAGAAAAATAGTACTGCGCCTCAGGCCGCTTGAGCCATTCATACAGATTTTGAAAGATGATTTATTAAAGCTGAAGTAGTAAAATATGAAGATTTAATTTCTTCTGGATCCTGGCAAAAAGCCAAAGAAAATTGACAAATCAAATTGCAGTGAAAAGACTATATAGTGCAAGATGGTGATGTGATAGTTTTCAAATTTAATGTTTAG
- the alaS gene encoding alanine--tRNA ligase has translation MKKLTSEEIRKLWDEFWQDPDRNHTYLKYASLVPDSQDKTVLFTTAGMQQLVPYLVGKPHPQGKRLYNTQKSLRTGDIDEVGDERHLTFFEMLGNWSLGDYFKKESLTWSIRFLNEYIGVPMEKIGVTIFAGDESLGIGEDTEARKILNEIGIPDQRIKAIGMEDNFRGPAGEIGPCGPCAEIHIDRGEEWGPNDWDMGENDRFLEVWNNVFMEFYKNEDGTFSKLSQQNVDTGMGLERLAMILQGQQTVFECDLFEFIMLAIQDLVDKKYPPFEKHENDFSDKENNTTKHFRIIADHIRTAVFMIGDGVIASNEGRGYVLRRLIRRLYYSVISLDENAKLDDFVKNLVDQINKKYGTYYIEISNNTESIVSSILNEISQFQKTINNGRQKLNEIMKNSSKEIEGKNIFLLYDTYGFPVELTKEIATDNGLAVDLCGFEKEMEKARERSREGTKDVFKRGIDWAKYLHGIPATKFVGYDTLETQDSSVLKDFEVDGQRVVVLDKTPFYAESGGQTSDTGSLILDDGEELKVVGVENYAGVYLHFVNN, from the coding sequence ATGAAAAAATTAACCTCAGAAGAAATTAGAAAACTTTGGGATGAGTTTTGGCAAGATCCAGATAGAAATCATACTTATCTAAAATATGCTTCACTAGTACCAGATAGCCAAGACAAAACTGTGTTGTTTACTACTGCAGGAATGCAACAACTTGTGCCTTATCTTGTATGAAAACCTCATCCTCAATGAAAAAGACTTTATAATACGCAAAAATCATTAAGAACTTGAGATATAGATGAAGTTGGTGATGAAAGACATCTTACATTTTTTGAGATGCTAGGGAATTGGTCTTTGGGTGATTACTTCAAAAAAGAATCTTTGACATGGTCTATCAGGTTCTTGAATGAGTATATATGAGTTCCCATGGAAAAAATAGGGGTTACAATTTTTGCTGGTGATGAAAGTTTGTGAATATGAGAAGATACTGAGGCTAGAAAAATTCTTAATGAAATATGAATTCCTGACCAAAGAATTAAAGCTATTTGAATGGAAGATAACTTCCGAGGTCCTGCTTGAGAGATAGGTCCATGTGGGCCTTGTGCAGAAATTCATATTGATAGATGAGAAGAGTGGGGGCCAAATGATTGGGATATGTGAGAAAATGATAGATTTTTGGAGGTTTGGAATAATGTGTTTATGGAATTTTACAAAAATGAAGACTGAACTTTTTCCAAACTTTCTCAACAAAATGTAGATACAGGTATGTGATTGGAAAGACTGGCAATGATTTTGCAATGACAACAAACAGTTTTTGAGTGTGATCTTTTTGAGTTTATAATGCTTGCTATACAAGATTTGGTAGACAAAAAATATCCTCCATTTGAAAAACATGAAAATGATTTTTCTGATAAGGAAAACAATACTACAAAACATTTTAGAATAATAGCAGATCATATAAGGACAGCTGTTTTTATGATATGAGACTGAGTAATTGCAAGTAATGAGGGTAGGGGATATGTGCTTAGGAGACTGATTAGAAGGCTGTATTATTCGGTAATTTCTCTTGATGAAAATGCAAAATTGGATGATTTTGTGAAAAACCTGGTTGATCAAATTAATAAGAAATATTGAACTTACTATATTGAAATTTCTAATAATACAGAATCAATAGTTTCTTCTATCCTAAACGAAATATCTCAATTCCAAAAAACAATAAATAATTGAAGGCAGAAATTGAATGAAATAATGAAAAATTCTTCAAAAGAGATTGAGTGAAAAAATATTTTTCTTTTGTATGATACATATGGTTTTCCTGTAGAACTTACCAAGGAGATAGCTACAGATAATTGACTTGCTGTGGACTTGTGTTGATTTGAAAAAGAAATGGAAAAAGCCAGAGAAAGATCTCGTGAGTGAACAAAAGATGTATTCAAAAGATGAATAGACTGGGCGAAGTATTTGCATTGAATTCCTGCCACTAAATTTGTTGGATATGATACTTTGGAAACTCAAGATAGTAGTGTTTTAAAAGATTTTGAAGTAGACTGACAAAGAGTAGTAGTTTTGGATAAAACGCCTTTTTATGCAGAATCGGGTGGTCAGACTTCTGATACTTGAAGTTTGATTTTGGATGATTGAGAGGAGTTAAAAGTTGTATGAGTGGAAAATTATGCTTGAGTTTACCTGCATTTTGTTAATAACTAG